AGGGCGCGATGCTCGCGCATTGCAATATCATCCATTCGGCCATGGTCTATGAGGCCTGCATGGAGCTGACCGCGGCCGACCGCTCGATCGCGGCGGTGCCGCTCGCGCATGTCACCGGCGTGGTCGCCAACATCATGAGCATGGTCCGCTGCGCCGGCACGCTGATCATTGTCGCCGAATTCAAGGCCGCGGATTACCTGAAGATCGCTGCCATCGAGCGCGCCACCCAGACCGTGATGGTGCCGGCGATGTACAATCTCTGCCTGCTGCAGGCGGATTTCGACAGCTACGATCTCTCGGCGTGGCGGATCGGCGGGTTCGGCGGCGCGCCGATGCCGATTGCGACCATCGAGAAGCTCGCCGCGAAAATTCCCGGCCTCAAGCTGATCAATGCCTACGGCTCGACCGAGACCACCTCGCCCTCGACCATCATGCCGCCGGAACTGACCGCAGGGCACATCGACAGCGTCGGCCTGCCGTGTCCCGGCGCCGACATCATCGTGGTGGACGCCGACGGCCGCGAACTGCCGCGCGGCGAGATCGGCGAGATCTGGATTCGCTCGGGCTCGGTCATCAAAGGCTACTGGAACAATCCGAAGGCGACGGCGGAAAGCTTCACCGCCGGGTTCTGGCATTCCGGCGATCTCGGCTCGATCGACCAGGCGAATTTCGTGCGCGTGTTCGACCGCCAGAAGGACATGATCAACCGCGGCGGGCTGAAGATCTATTCCGCCGAAGTCGAATCCGTGCTGGCCGGCCATCCCGGCGTGGTCGAGAGCGCGATCATTGCAAAACCGTGCCCGGTGCTCGGCGAGCGGGTGCATGCCGTAATCGTGACCCGCGGCAGCGACGTCAGCGCCGAGGCCTTGCGCGCCTGGTGCGCCGAGCGGCTGTCGGACTACAAGGTGCCGGAGACGATGGATCTCACCGTCGAGCCGCTGCCGCGCAATGCCAACGGCAAGGTGATGAAGCGGCAATTGCGCGAGGCTTCAGCGGCGACTTGGGCCGCGGCGCGGCAGTAGGCCTGCCGGTTCGGGCTAGTACCCGGAATCGTAAATCGGTAATGCAGCCATCCTTCGAGACGGCCGCTTCGCGGCCTCCTCAGGACGAGGTCCAACTTGTTGATACACAACAACCTCATGCCCGGATGAGCGCTTCGCGCTCACTCGGGAGGAGCGGGCATCGCGCGCGTCTCGAAGCATGGGCAGCAAGCGACTCGCTGACCATTAATAGTGAGTACTAGAGTTTTGGCGCGCTTGCCCGCGGCGTCGGATTTCGCTCGTTCTGTTCCGCGGCAAGGGCCTCGCCGTCGATGGCGGCCGCGCTTATCATCCGCTTGAAATCCAGCAGCGTGAATTGTGCATTGCCGACCCGGTCCGGCGTGTTTCCCGTGGTCAGCTCCACGCTCAGCGCGCCGTCGCAATTGGCGCCTTTCGCCTCGCCCAGCATCGCGCTCAGCGTCTTTTCTCTTGCCAGCGAGCGTTTCACGACGGCCACGCAGCTGCCGCGGCCGTTGGCGTCGTTCAGCTTGATCGCCGTTCTCGGCTCGAGCGGCCGGTCGACGGCCTCCAGTGCGGTCGCTTCCTTGTACTTGGCGCCGACGGATACGATCTTGCCTGCGCGGTAAATGTAATAAAGGTGCTGGTTTCCGACGATGGTTGGGGCGCCGTATTTGTCCATGACCTGCTTGATCATCTCGGCCTTGGACGGCTGCTGGTCCTGCGCAAATGTCAGGTTGCGGCTTACGAAATAGGCGCGGTTGCTGCTGGCAGGCGACGAAAAACTCCCCGAAAGCACTTCGCCGGTCTGTTTCGGGCCGGAGGGAAGGCTGAAAACCAGCGCAGCGGTGTAGCTGATGGCGGTACCGCCGAATTTCGGCTGCTGGATATCCGTACTGGTATTGGTGCGTCCCCTGAAAGCCGATTCAAAGGTCGCCCGTGCGGATTCGGCCGACGAGTCCGTGGAGACACCCAGAATATCAGGACGCAGTTTTGCCGCGAAAGCCGACTCCGGTGTCTTCGGCTTGATGTCGTAGGCCAGCGAAGCTGTGGGCAGCGCCGCCGGGCCCATGGCAAGAACTGCAGTCAAAGCGTGGCGAAGCATGAACCACCTGCAAACACAAAGGATCAGGTAAAGCGAAAAGATTACGACAATTTTCGAGCCGCGATGTCAATACGCTCTCGCTAAATCCAAGCTCCAAGGCGTTTTCCGGCGTTATGGGTCGTGGGGCGGCTCTTTACGGCGATATGCGAAACGGTCGAGGCCGTCGGCAACGAAATCGCGTCAAATTTGCTTCTGAAACTGCGCGCAATTTCTGGGGAATTTGCGCCAATTCGCTTCATGCAAGCTTAGAAATTTCCGCACTAGGTTTGCGTGCGAGGGAACTGGTGGAGCAGGGCCCCATAGCGAGAGAGAGAAGGCATCACATGAAGCGTTCCGTTTTGAAGTTCTGGAATGATGAATCCGGCGCCACGGCCATCGAATATGGACTGATCGCCGCCGGCATTTCGCTTGCGATCATCGCGGTGGTCAACGGCCTCGGTACCAACCTGAATACCAAGTTCACCTCGATCAACGACTCGCTGAAGTAACGACGCATCCCCTTCTCAGGGGGCGGCAGCGCAATCCGGTTACCGGCGGCAGCTCGAATGGGCTTTGCCGCCGGTTTCCTGTCGGACGGACTTTTCCGTCCACTCTTTTTCCACTGACTGACGGAGCGAAGTGCTGACATGGCAGCACGCGAGCGAGAACCGACGCGGCAACCCCAGGATTCCCGGCCGCCGCCATTTTCCCGTCCTCCTGAGCCTGCGCGGCACCCCGAACCGGCACGCGCGTAGCCGGTTGGTGAAATCGCGCGACAAGGCCCGCAGGGTGCCGATCACGCAATTCGAAGTCGTCGACCGGCGCAGCATGCGATTGTGCGTCCACCGCCTCCTTTCCTACCTGGAAATCCGGGAGCGCCTGCCGGCGGATGCCGAAATTGTCGCGCTCGCAAGACCGCTCAACGCCGTTATGCCCGTAGTTTTGCTGACCCCGCGTGCCGGACGGGTAACGCTCTCTTCACCATCAACGTCCCGTTCACCATGACGACAATTCCATCGCTCGTTTCCGCAAACTCATTCGGTCCTCAAGTTCACTTATACCTTTACCGCTTAGTCATGCCTGGAGCAGAAGCTGTCATCACCCTGAGGTTCAGGGGCCTGGCGTAAAAGTAGATCGTAAAGCGTAATGAATACCGCCCGCATTGTGGTCCTGACCATCGCTCTCGGTGCCGGCGGCGTTGCCGCCTATCTCGCGAGCGGCTCCGACAACAAATCCGTCCCGGCCCAACCGGTAGCGCAACTGCAGACCGTGGACATCCTGGTGGCGAAGGCCGACATCGGCCTCGGCCAGTCGCTGAAGCCGGACGACCTGCAATGGCAGACCTGGCCCGCGACTGCGACCAGCGGCACCTTCATTCGCCGCGGCGAACGCCCAGACGCCACCACCCAGGTCGCGGGCTCGATCGCGCGCGCCCCCTTCATCGCCGGCGAGCCGATCCGCGAGCAGAAGCTGGTCAAGGCCGACGGATCCGGCTTCATGGCGGCGATCCTGCCCACCGGCATGCGCGCCATCTCCACCGAAATTTCACCGGAGACCGGCGCCGGCGGCTTCATCCTGCCGAACGACCGGGTCGACGTGATTCTTTCCAAGCGCGAGAAGAACCCCGGCCGCAACGGCCCCGACGTCGTCAATTCCGAGATCATCCTGAGCAACGTCCGCGTGCTCGCGATCGATCAGGCGCCGAAGGAAAAGGACGGCCAGAACGCCGTGGTCGGCAAGACCGTGACGCTGGAG
The sequence above is drawn from the Bradyrhizobium sediminis genome and encodes:
- a CDS encoding class I adenylate-forming enzyme family protein, yielding MDWSQYSIPPMRLEARFSDRVVPAFCERPASVWAMIAEAAAGHPDGEALVCGGRRMTWREVAQQSAQIAAGFRKLGLQRGDRVALLVGNRIEFVLAVSAAAYLGLVAVILSTRQQKPEIAYVLTDCGAKLLVHEARLADRLPDAHDVPDLVHRISVDDDPRASQFAVLADHPALPEPAAVGEEDTAMILYTSGTTGRPKGAMLAHCNIIHSAMVYEACMELTAADRSIAAVPLAHVTGVVANIMSMVRCAGTLIIVAEFKAADYLKIAAIERATQTVMVPAMYNLCLLQADFDSYDLSAWRIGGFGGAPMPIATIEKLAAKIPGLKLINAYGSTETTSPSTIMPPELTAGHIDSVGLPCPGADIIVVDADGRELPRGEIGEIWIRSGSVIKGYWNNPKATAESFTAGFWHSGDLGSIDQANFVRVFDRQKDMINRGGLKIYSAEVESVLAGHPGVVESAIIAKPCPVLGERVHAVIVTRGSDVSAEALRAWCAERLSDYKVPETMDLTVEPLPRNANGKVMKRQLREASAATWAAARQ
- a CDS encoding Flp family type IVb pilin encodes the protein MKRSVLKFWNDESGATAIEYGLIAAGISLAIIAVVNGLGTNLNTKFTSINDSLK
- the cpaB gene encoding Flp pilus assembly protein CpaB: MNTARIVVLTIALGAGGVAAYLASGSDNKSVPAQPVAQLQTVDILVAKADIGLGQSLKPDDLQWQTWPATATSGTFIRRGERPDATTQVAGSIARAPFIAGEPIREQKLVKADGSGFMAAILPTGMRAISTEISPETGAGGFILPNDRVDVILSKREKNPGRNGPDVVNSEIILSNVRVLAIDQAPKEKDGQNAVVGKTVTLELKPEQAETLARARQSGSLALALRSIADVNMVENATDEQAALKRGESINVVRYGVHSSIMTQK